Proteins co-encoded in one Erinaceus europaeus chromosome 2, mEriEur2.1, whole genome shotgun sequence genomic window:
- the LOC103109855 gene encoding protocadherin gamma-A9 isoform X26: MDTPKNCGHLTGLLLLCALLATLSETRASQIHYIVLEETEKGYIVGNISQDLGLKPRELTEHGVRIIFRGKTPLFALNPRSGSLVTESRIDREELCAQKARCLVNFKILVEDRVQLYGIEIEVTDINDNIPKFHAENLEVKINEIAAPGTRYPLPEAVDPDVGVNSLQSYQLSPNDHFSLDVQTGDDGTRNPELVLERALDREERVVHHLVLTASDGGDPRRSSTMHIQVTVLDTNDNAPVFAQQIYRVKVPEDLPPGTLLLTVRASDPDEGSNGEVTYKFWKISEKQSPLFQLNEDTGEIAIAKSLDYEECAFYEMEIQAEDGGGLKGRTKVFISVEDVNDNRPEVIITSLFSPVREDAPQGTVIVLFNAHDRDSGKNGQVTCSMQDSLPFRLEKSVEDYYRLLTAQILDREETSDYNITVTATDRGTPPLSTEIHITLQVDDINDNPPVFSQASYSVYLPENNLRGISIFSVTAHDPDSNENARIIYSLAEDTIQGAPISSYVSLNSDTGVLYALHSFDFEQFRDLQMQVKARDSGDPTLSSNVSLILFILDQNDNSPEILYPALPSEDSTGVELAPRSAEPGYLVTKVVAVDRDSGQNAWLSYRLLKASEPGLFSVGLHTGEVHTARALLDRDALKQSLVVAVQDHGQPPLSATVTLTVAIADSIPDVLADLGSLESPASPGDSDLTLYLVVAVAVVSCVFLAFVIVLLAVRLRRWHTSRLLQASAGGLAGLPASHFVGVDGVQAFLQTYSHEVSLTADSRKSHLIFPQPNYADTLISQESCTKNEPLDISDDSRFPIEDTPLVPLRDGQKKIK, translated from the coding sequence ATGGATACTCCAAAGAATTGCGGGCACCTCACAGGACTGCTCCTGCTGTGCGCGCTCCTGGCCACACTAAGCGAGACCAGGGCCAGCCAGATCCACTACATAGTTCtcgaagagacagaaaaaggctaTATCGTGGGGAATATATCCCAGGACCTGGGACTGAAGCCCCGGGAGCTGACGGAGCATGGAGTCCGCATCATCTTCAGAGGTAAGACACCGCTTTTTGCTCTGAACCCCCGAAGTGGTAGCCTGGTCACCGAGAGCAGAATCGACCGCGAAGAGCTCTGCGCTCAGAAGGCGCGGTGCCTGGTGAACTTTAAAATCCTGGTTGAAGATAGAGTGCAACTTTATGGCATAGAAATAGAAGTTACTGATATAAATGACAATATCCCGAAATTCCATGCTGAAAATCTGGAGGTGAAAATTAATGAGATTGCTGCGCCCGGAACTCGTTATCCACTCCCAGAGGCTGTTGACCCGGATGTGGGCGTGAATTCCCTACAGAGCTACCAGCTCAGCCCCAACGACCATTTCTCCCTGGATGTGCAAACTGGAGACGACGGAACTAGGAACCCAGAGCTGGTGCTGGAGCGCGCCCTGGACCGGGAGGAAAGGGTTGTTCATCACTTGGTGCTCACCGCCTCGGATGGCGGTGACCCGCGTCGCTCCAGCACGATGCACATCCAAGTGACAGTGCTGGATACGAACGACAATGCCCCTGTTTTTGCGCAACAGATTTACCGCGTAAAAGTCCCAGAGGACTTGCCCCCTGGCACCCTGCTGCTGACTGTCAGAGCCAGCGACCCAGATGAAGGAAGCAATGGAGAAGTGACATATAAATTCTGGAAAATCAGTGAAAAACAATCTCCGTTATTCCAGCTTAATGAAGACACTGGGGAAATAGCAATAGCAAAGAGTCTAGATTATGAAGAATGTGctttttatgaaatggaaatacaaGCTGAAGATGGTGGAGGATTGAAAGGACGGACCAAAGTGTTCATTTCAGTAGAAGATGTAAATGACAATAGGCCAGAAGTGATTATTACATCTTTGTTTAGCCCAGTGAGGGAGGATGCTCCTCAAGGAACAGTAATTGTTCTTTTCAATGCTCATGATCGAGACTCTGGGAAGAATGGTCAAGTTACCTGTTCCATGCAAGATAGTCTACCCTTTAGGTTAGAAAAGTCGGTAGAAGATTATTATAGATTATTGACTGCCCAAATTCTTGACCGAGAGGAAACATCTGACTATAACATTACAGTGACTGCAACAGACAGAGGAACACCGCCCTTGTCCACAGAAATTCATATTACTCTGCAAGTAGATGACATCAATGATAATCCACCTGTTTTCTCTCAAGCCTCTTACTCAGTCTACCTCCCTGAGAACAATCTGAGAGGCATCTCAATCTTCTCTGTTACAGCCCATGATCCTGACAGCAATGAGAATGCCCGGATTATTTACTCACTGGCTGAAGATACTATCCAAGGGGCACCTATTTCCTCATATGTCTCTCTGAACTCTGACACTGGTGTGCTATATGCATTACACTCTTTTGATTTTGAGCAGTTTCGTGATCTTCAAATGCAAGTGAAAGCAAGAGACAGTGGGGACCCAACACTCAGCAGCAATGTGTCACTGATCTTGTTCATACTGGACCAGAATGACAACTCACCTGAAATCCTGTACCCAGCCCTCCCCAGTGAAGATTCCACTGGAGTGGAGCTGGCACCCCGCTCTGCAGAGCCTGGATACCTGGTGACCAAAGTGGTGGCAGTGGACAGAGACTCAGGCCAGAATGCCTGGCTGTCCTACCGCCTGCTCAAGGCCAGTGAGCCAGGGCTCTTCTCAGTGGGGCTGCACACAGGTGAGGTGCACACTGCCAGGGCCCTGCTGGACAGAGATGCTCTCAAgcagagcctggtggtggcagtgCAGGACCATGGCCAGCCCCCTCTCTCAGCCACTGTCACACTCACTGTGGCCATAGCTGACAGCATCCCAGATGTGCTGGCTGACCTGGGCAGCCTGGAGTCTCCTGCCAGTCCTGGAGATTCTGACCTCACACTCTACCTGGTGGTGGCAGTGGCCGTGGTCTCCTGTGTCTTCCTTGCCTTTGTCATCGTGCTGCTGGCTGTCAGGCTGAGGCGCTGGCACACATCCCGCCTGCTCCAGGCTTCAGCAGGTGGACTGGCTGGCCTTCCTGCCTCTCACTTTGTGGGTGTGGATGGGGTGCAGGCTTTCCTGCAGACCTATTCCCATGAGGTGTCCCTCACTGCAGATTCCAGGAAGAGTCACCTGATCTTCCCCCAGCCCAACTATGCTGATACTCTCATCAGCCAGGAGAGCTGTACAAAAAATGAGCCTTTGGACATTTCAGATGATTCCAGGTTTCCTATAGAAGACACCCCTTTGGTTCCT